In one window of Camelina sativa cultivar DH55 chromosome 15, Cs, whole genome shotgun sequence DNA:
- the LOC104745127 gene encoding phosphatidate phosphatase PAH1-like, whose product MSLVGRVGSLISQGVYSVATPFHPFGGAIDVIVVQQQDGSFRSTPWYVRFGKFQGVLKGAEKFVKIAVNGTEADFHMYLDNSGEAYFIREVDPAAANDTTSLISGSENSNASSETGFRLEHSLSDAGSGELREGFDPLNRLERTESDCNRRFYDFQDDPPSPTSEYGSARFDNLNVESYGDSQGSDSEVVLVSIDGHILTAPVSAAEQEAENLRLNTPQFHLAPGDGTEFCEGNTEFASSETSWDTEYIGKVESSDAINIVSEKVESSDAINIVSEKVNAANDDRNDSDSNSRDNAEKDSHDAQRNLLGSYMEQSELTETSENAKSGEPSPTTFEDRNLKEGEFPLSTIPENDRSEDEVTIETRDTLVDSFESSSATQIITTEEVKTTEESRISVDSNTDSECKDEQPRTSAETAILINNEEGGIVESEDQASERVSIDSTREDDEQLTPTKPTEEDNEDGKSVVSVGATSSLDVGKPDTDQRYELSICKDELRQGMGLSAAAEVFDAHRITMEEYINSATSILESENLVVRIRGTYMPWTKAARIVLGKAVFDLDLDIQPDDLISVEENESPNPKDDETTVTPSSSGRRWRLWPIPFRRVKTIEHTGSNSSSEEDLFVDSEPGLQNSPEPQSTAASRRESPRRQLVRTNVPTNEQIASLNLKDGQNVITFSFSTRVLGTQQVDAHIYRWRWDTKIVISDVDGTITKSDVLGQFMPFIGKDWTQSGVAKLFSAIKENGYQLLFLSARAIVQAYLTRNFLNNLKQDGKALPTGPVVISPDGLFPALYREVIRRAPHEFKIACLEDIRKLFPTDYNPFYAGFGNRDTDELSYRKLGIPKGKIFIINPKGEVATGHRIDVKKSYTSLHTLVNDMFPPTSLVEQEDYNPWNFWKLPIEEVD is encoded by the exons ATGAGTTTGGTTGGAAGAGTTGGGAGTTTGATTTCTCAAGGAGTTTACTCTGTTGCTACACCGTTTCATCCATTCGGTGGTGCTATTGATGTCATTGTTGTTCAACAACAAGATGGTTCTTTCCGTAGCACACCTTGGTATGTTAGGTTTGGTAAGTTCCAAGGTGTTCTTAAAGGCGCTGAGAAGTTTGTCAAGATTGCTGTGAATGGCACCGAAGCTGATTTCCACATGTACCTTGATAATTCTGGTGAAGCTTATTTCATCAGGGAAGTTGATCCTGCAGCAGCTAATGACACCACCAGTTTGATTTCCGGGTCTGAGAATAGCAATGCTAGTAGTGAAACTGGTTTCCGACTTGAGCACAGTTTATCTGACGCTGGTTCTGGGGAGTTACGAGAAGGTTTCGACCCTTTGAATCGGCTTGAGAGGACTGAGTCTGATTGTAATAGGAGGTTCTATGATTTTCAGGATGATCCGCCTTCTCCAACCTCGGAATATGGAAGTGCTAGATTTGACAATCTTAATGTTGAAAGCTATGGGGATTCTCAAGGCTCTGATTCTGAAGTCGTTTTGGTCAGTATTGATGGACATATACTAACAGCCCCTGTGTCAGCCGCAGAGCAGGAGGCTGAGAATTTACGGTTAAATACTCCTCAGTTTCATTTGGCCCCTGGTGATGGGACTGAGTTTTGTGAAGGTAATACCGAGTTTGCGTCGTCAGAGACTTCGTGGGATACCGAATATATCGGCAAAGTTGAGTCATCTGATGCTATTAATATTGTATCTGAGAAAGTGGAGTCATCTGATGCTATTAATATTGTATCTGAAAAAGTGAATGCTGCGAATGATGATCGTAATGATTCAGATTCAAATTCTCGTGATAATGCCGAAAAAGATTCTCATGATGCTCAAAGAAATCTTCTTGGGAGCTATATGGAGCAGTCAGAGCTGACTGAGACGAGTGAGAATGCAAAGTCAGGGGAACCAAGTCCTACTACTTTTGAGGATCGAAATCTAAAAGAAGGTGAGTTTCCACTTAGCACCATCCCGGAAAATGATAGAAGTGAAGATGAAGTGACTATTGAAACAAGAGATACTCTCGTTGATagttttgaatcttcttctgCAACCCAAATAATAACAACAGAAGAAGTCAAAACAACTGAGGAATCCAGAATATCCGTTGATTCTAATACTGATTCAGAATGTAAGGATGAACAGCCAAGAACATCTGCAGAAACTGCCATCTTGATTAACAACGAGGAAGGCGGGATTGTAGAATCGGAAGATCAGGCTTCTGAGAGAGTCTCTATAGATTCAACGAGAGAGGACGATGAGCAACTGACTCCAACTAAACCAACAGAGGAGGATAACGAGGACGGGAAGAGTGTAGTTTCTGTGGGTGCGACTTCTAGTTTAGACGTAGGAAAACCCGATACAGATCAGA GATATGAGCTATCAATTTGCAAGGATGAGCTTCGTCAGGGTATGGGACTTAGCGCAGCTGCTGAGGTCTTTGATGCACATCGGATTACCATGGAAGAATATATAAACTCGGCAACATCAATTCTTGAAAGTGAAAATCTGGTTGTTAGGATCAGAGGCACGTATATGCCATGGACGAAAGCTGCTCGAATTGTGCTTGGGAAAGCTGTGTTTGATCTAGACTTAGATATCCAGCCAGATGATTTGATTTCTGTGGAGGAAAATGAATCGCCTAACCCCAAGGATGATGAAACCACAGTAACTCCTTCTTCATCTGGAAGAAGATGGAGACTCTGGCCTATTCCTTTTAGAAGGGTTAAAACAATTGAACATACGGGAAGTAACTCCTCCAGCGAAGAAGATCTGTTTGTTGATTCTGAACCTGGCTTACAGAACTCACCGGAACCACAATCAACCGCAGCGAGTCGCCGTGAGTCCCCGCGTAGACAACTTGTGAGAACCAATGTCCCTACCAATGAACAGATCGCATCTCTGAATCTGAAAGATGGTCAGAATGTAATAACTTTTAGTTTCTCGACAAGAGTTCTGGGAACACAACAG GTCGATGCGCATATTTACCGGTGGAGATGGGACACCAAGATAGTGATCTCAGATGTTGATGGAACTATAACTAA ATCTGATGTGTTAGGTCAGTTCATGCCCTTCATTGGAAAGGACTGGACACAGTCCGGTGTAGCCAAGCTTTTTTCTGCCATAAAG GAGAATGGATATCAGTTGCTTTTTTTAAGCGCCCGTGCCATCGTTCAGGCATATCTAACGagaaatttcttaaataatctGAAGCAG GACGGAAAAGCTCTGCCAACCGGTCCTGTAGTCATTTCACCAGATGGGCTATTTCCAGCATTGTACCGTGAAG TAATAAGAAGAGCACCTCATGAATTCAAGATCGCATGTTTGGAG GATATCAGGAAACTCTTCCCTACGGATTACAACCCGTTTTACGCGGGATTTGGAAACAGAGATACCGATGAGCTGAGTTACAGAAAACTCGGAATCCCAAAGGGGAAGATATTCATAATCAACCCAAAG GGAGAAGTGGCAACAGGACATCGCATAGATGTAAAAAAGTCTTACACTTCACTTCATACTCTTGTCAACGACATGTTTCCTCCAACTTCACTTGTTGAGCAG GAAGATTATAACCCATGGAACTTCTGGAAACTACCAATAGAAGAGGTTGATTAA
- the LOC104745128 gene encoding protein GPR107-like — MTRLPFFFFVLLLLFAAGFITRTTAEIKSLTISDDSRPMILFEKFGFTQSGHVSVSVSSVSVVSSSSVPIPDPSRLGFFLMSDESLLQVVLEIQQNPNFCVLDSNYVLHLFTFHDLSPPPGSKYEHLYPVNSPNEYSLFFVNCVPETKISMKVRTEMYNLDPNGSKDYLPAGSTRLPGLYFFFSLGYLAFLGLWGYACFINKRVVHRIHVLMAALLLMKALNLICAAEDKHYVKVTGTPHGWDVLFYIFQFIRVVLLFTVIVLIGTGWSFLKPFLQEKEKNVLMVVVPLQVLANIASIVIGETGPFIKDWVTWNQIFLLVDIVCCCAILFPIVWSIRSLRETSKTDGKAARNLAKLTLFRQFYIVVIGYLYFTRIVVFALKTIAAYKYQWVSNAAEEIASLAFYMLMFYMFRPVEKNEYFVLDEEEEEAAELALKEDDFEL, encoded by the coding sequence ATGACGAGattacccttcttcttcttcgtcctcctcctcctcttcgcCGCAGGTTTCATCACCCGCACGACGGCGGAGATCAAGTCACTCACAATCTCCGACGACTCTAGGCCGATGATTCTCTTCGAAAAATTCGGATTCACTCAGTCCGGCCACGTTAGCGTCTCTGTTTCCTCCGTATCAGTagtatcttcttcctctgttccgATCCCGGATCCTTCGAGGCTAGGGTTCTTCCTCATGTCAGATGAATCGCTTCTCCAAGTAGTCTTAGAGATCcagcaaaaccctaacttctgTGTACTCGATTCCAATTACGTCCTCCATCTCTTCACATTCCACGATCTCTCTCCTCCGCCTGGCTCCAAATACGAGCACTTGTACCCGGTTAATTCTCCCAACGAGTACTCTCTCTTCTTCGTGAACTGCGTACCGGAAACCAAAATTTCGATGAAGGTTCGAACGGAGATGTACAATTTAGATCCGAACGGGTCTAAGGATTACCTCCCTGCCGGGTCAACCCGATTACCCGGATTgtatttcttcttctcactcgGCTACTTAGCTTTCCTTGGTCTCTGGGGTTATGCTTGTTTTATCAATAAAAGAGTTGTTCATAGGATTCATGTTCTCATGGCGGCTTTGCTTCTGATGAAGGCTTTGAATCTGATCTGTGCCGCTGAGGATAAGCACTACGTGAAAGTCACTGGTACTCCTCACGGCTGGGATGTCTTATTCTACATTTTCCAGTTTATTCgtgttgttcttctcttcaCTGTGATTGTGTTGATCGGTACTGGTTGGTCCTTCTTGAAACCGTTtttacaagagaaagagaagaacgtGTTGATGGTTGTTGTTCCACTTCAGGTTTTGGCTAACATAGCTTCCATTGTGATTGGTGAGACTGGACCTTTCATCAAAGATTGGGTAACTTGGAATCAGATATTCTTGCTTGTAGATATAGTTTGCTGTTGTGCAATCTTATTCCCCATTGTCTGGTCTATACGTTCGTTGAGAGAGACTTCGAAAACTGATGGGAAAGCAGCTAGGAACTTGGCGAAATTGACTCTATTTAGACAGTTCTACATTGTTGTTATTGGGTATTTGTACTTTACGAGGATTGTAGTGTTTGCGTTGAAGACTATCGCAGCTTATAAGTATCAGTGGGTGAGCAATGCGGCTGAGGAGATTGCAAGTTTAGCGTTTTACATGTTGATGTTCTATATGTTTAGGCCGGTTGAGAAGAATGAGTATTTCGTtttagatgaagaagaagaggaagctgCAGAATTGGCCTTGAAGGAGGATGATTTTGAACTCTGA
- the LOC104745129 gene encoding 15-cis-phytoene desaturase, chloroplastic/chromoplastic-like → MPLAISLPTSSFSHFTPRRRHGHAILRYKRFPGARSSLEEPYDKKNQTGVIIIGAGLAGLAAATRLNSERIPFLLLEASDAVGGRVRTDIVDGFFLDRGFQIFITAYPEAKKLLDYEALDLQRFYAGAKVFYGGKFHTVADPLRHFWDSVASITNPIGSVVDKGLIALTRARVLIKSDEEILTAADEVTTIDLLRKIGFSEAILDRFFRPFFGGIFFDRDLETTSKLFDFIFRCLALGENTLPAMGIGEIPNQLAAKLPASSFLFNTRVASIEYPNGSDSDLDPPSVRLQDGGVLKAELGVIVAVEQHEADKLLEGIREPVTIKPARSTICVYFTAEPSQIPVQDPVLFLNGSSTGIINNMFFATNVARTYAPPGKALVSVSLIGSFEDRSDDDLAAEVLRELSGWFNEYSVMSWKHLKTYRIKFAQPNQCPPTDLVKSPRVGSGLYLCGDYMTSATFDGALVSGRRAVEVLLREKGQI, encoded by the coding sequence atgcCACTGGCGATCTCTCTCCCAACCTCATCCTTTTCTCATTTCACCCCTCGCCGCCGCCACGGCCATGCAATTCTCCGATATAAACGCTTTCCCGGAGCTCGATCGTCCCTCGAAGAGCCGTACGATAAGAAGAATCAAACCGGCGTCATTATCATCGGCGCTGGACTCGCTGGTTTAGCCGCCGCAACTCGGCTCAACTCCGAACGGATCCCATTCCTACTCTTAGAAGCTTCCGACGCTGTCGGCGGACGCGTCCGTACAGACATCGTCGACGGCTTTTTTCTCGACAGAGGATTTCAGATTTTCATCACTGCCTACCCCGAAGCTAAAAAGCTTTTAGATTACGAAGCACTTGATCTGCAGAGATTTTACGCCGGAGCTAAGGTTTTTTACGGCGGGAAATTTCACACCGTAGCTGATCCTCTCCGGCATTTTTGGGATTCGGTTGCGTCTATCACCAACCCGATCGGATCCGTCGTGGACAAAGGGCTTATCGCTTTGACGAGAGCTAGGGTTCTGATTAAGTCAGATGAAGAGATTTTGACTGCCGCCGATGAGGTTACGACCATTGATCTCCTCCGTAAGATTGGTTTCTCCGAAGCGATCCTTGATCGGTTCTTCCGACCATTCTTCGGCGGGATTTTTTTCGACAGAGACCTTGAGACGACTTCCAAGCTCTTCGATTTCATTTTCCGGTGTCTTGCTCTCGGAGAAAACACACTTCCGGCCATGGGAATCGGAGAAATCCCTAACCAGTTGGCCGCGAAATTACCCGCTAGTTCCTTCTTGTTCAACACAAGGGTGGCTTCGATTGAGTATCCAAATGGATCGGATTCGGATTTGGATCCACCTAGTGTGAGACTTCAAGACGGCGGCGTTTTGAAGGCAGAGCTAGGTGTAATAGTCGCCGTCGAGCAACACGAAGCGGATAAGCTTCTCGAGGGGATCAGAGAGCCGGTTACGATTAAACCGGCTCGGAGTACGATTTGCGTTTATTTCACAGCTGAACCGAGTCAGATACCGGTACAAGACCCGGTTCTATTTCTCAACGGTTCAAGCACCGGTATAATCAACAACATGTTCTTCGCTACGAACGTTGCTCGGACATACGCGCCACCGGGAAAGGCTCTGGTTTCGGTATCATTGATCGGATCGTTCGAGGATAGATCAGATGATGATTTAGCAGCAGAGGTTCTCAGAGAACTCTCTGGTTGGTTCAATGAGTATTCGGTTATGTCATGGAAACATTTGAAAACGTACCGGATAAAATTCGCTCAGCCGAACCAATGCCCACCCACTGATTTGGTTAAGAGTCCGCGGGTCGGGTCAGGTCTTTACTTGTGCGGTGATTACATGACTTCTGCTACGTTTGACGGGGCTTTGGTCTCTGGGAGACGAGCCGTGGAAGTGTTGTTACGAGAAAAGGGACAAATCTAA
- the LOC104745130 gene encoding serine/arginine-rich splicing factor RS2Z33 isoform X1, whose protein sequence is MPRYDDRYSGTRLYVGHLSSRTRERDLERLFSKYGRIRDLDMKRDYAFIDFSDPRDADDARYRLDGRDFDGSRIIVEFAKGTPRGSREISSSRGPPPGSGRCFNCGLDGHWARDCSAGDWKNKCYRCGDRGHIERNCKNSPKKLRRDASYSRSPVRSRSRSPRRRRRSPSRSYSRGRSYSRSRSPVRKEKDLSPEPAARSRSPEPMVDNSPLSKDRKRSLSPEEGSPMREKDSPKERPRRNDDDGIGTNGQQDRSPSPREDRSPRGGHSPRDDRSPVEDDDQ, encoded by the exons ATGCCTCGATATGACGATCGATACAGCGGTACACGTCTCTATGTTGGCCATCTGTCATCTCGAACAAGGGAACGGGATCTTGAGCGGCTCTTCAGCAAATATGGaag AATTCGAGATTTGGACATGAAGCGAGACTATGCCTTCATC GATTTCAGTGATCCTCGAGATGCTGATGATGCGAGGTACAGGTTGGATGGGAGAGACTTTGATGGAAGCCGTATAATTGTGGAGTTTGCAAAAGGG ACACCACGTGGTTCAAGAGAAATTTCCTCGAGCAGAGGCCCTCCTCCTGGAAGTGGTCGTTGCTTCAACTGTGGTCTTGATGGCCACTGGGCTCGAGATTGCTCCGCTGGTGACTGGAAGAACAAATGTTACCGATGTGGAGATAGAGGTCACATTGAGAGGAACTGTAAGAACAGTCCTAAGAAGCTCAG GCGGGATGCAAGTTACTCAAGATCGCCAGTTCGGTCCCGGTCTCGTTCTCCTCGTCGTAGAAGAAGAAGCCCTAGCAGAAGCTACAGTCGTGGTCGTAGCTACAG TCGCTCTAGATCACCGGTTAGGAAGGAAAAGGATCTGAGTCCTGAACCTGCTGCTAGAAGCAGAAGCCCTGAACCAATGGTGGACAACTCTCCTCTCTCCAAAGATAGAAAGAGAAGCCTGAGTCCTGAAGAAGGCAGTCCAATGCGTGAGAAGGACAGCCCCAAAGAGAGGCCGAGAAGAAATGATGATGACGGTATTGGAACCAATGGACAACAAGACCGGAGTCCTAGTCCCAGAGAGGACCGTAGCCCTAGAGGCGGACACAGCCCAAGAGACGACCGTAGCCCTGTGGAAGATGATGACCAGTGA
- the LOC104745130 gene encoding serine/arginine-rich splicing factor RS2Z33 isoform X2 — MKRDYAFIDFSDPRDADDARYRLDGRDFDGSRIIVEFAKGTPRGSREISSSRGPPPGSGRCFNCGLDGHWARDCSAGDWKNKCYRCGDRGHIERNCKNSPKKLRRDASYSRSPVRSRSRSPRRRRRSPSRSYSRGRSYSRSRSPVRKEKDLSPEPAARSRSPEPMVDNSPLSKDRKRSLSPEEGSPMREKDSPKERPRRNDDDGIGTNGQQDRSPSPREDRSPRGGHSPRDDRSPVEDDDQ, encoded by the exons ATGAAGCGAGACTATGCCTTCATC GATTTCAGTGATCCTCGAGATGCTGATGATGCGAGGTACAGGTTGGATGGGAGAGACTTTGATGGAAGCCGTATAATTGTGGAGTTTGCAAAAGGG ACACCACGTGGTTCAAGAGAAATTTCCTCGAGCAGAGGCCCTCCTCCTGGAAGTGGTCGTTGCTTCAACTGTGGTCTTGATGGCCACTGGGCTCGAGATTGCTCCGCTGGTGACTGGAAGAACAAATGTTACCGATGTGGAGATAGAGGTCACATTGAGAGGAACTGTAAGAACAGTCCTAAGAAGCTCAG GCGGGATGCAAGTTACTCAAGATCGCCAGTTCGGTCCCGGTCTCGTTCTCCTCGTCGTAGAAGAAGAAGCCCTAGCAGAAGCTACAGTCGTGGTCGTAGCTACAG TCGCTCTAGATCACCGGTTAGGAAGGAAAAGGATCTGAGTCCTGAACCTGCTGCTAGAAGCAGAAGCCCTGAACCAATGGTGGACAACTCTCCTCTCTCCAAAGATAGAAAGAGAAGCCTGAGTCCTGAAGAAGGCAGTCCAATGCGTGAGAAGGACAGCCCCAAAGAGAGGCCGAGAAGAAATGATGATGACGGTATTGGAACCAATGGACAACAAGACCGGAGTCCTAGTCCCAGAGAGGACCGTAGCCCTAGAGGCGGACACAGCCCAAGAGACGACCGTAGCCCTGTGGAAGATGATGACCAGTGA
- the LOC104748086 gene encoding pathogenesis-related protein 1-like, with product MSMTLSHPSSCLILVILLFSGSASGTYIIPHFMNKAARMLNRARKARQSREFLQAHNMARESAGVPPLQWNKGLARYADKWAKQRQPDCNMIHSNGPYGENLFWYRRRRTWSMERVVTKWFEERFNYDTKTNTCASGQKCGHYTQMVWRTTTAVGCARVKCNNRRGYLVVCEYDPRGNYEGESPFD from the coding sequence ATGTCTATGACCTTGTCTCATCCATCGTCATGTCTCATCCTTGTCATCCTTTTATTTTCCGGTTCTGCCTCCGGAACCTACATCATCCCCCACTTTATGAACAAGGCGGCGCGTATGTTAAACAGAGCGAGGAAAGCTAGACAATCGAGAGAGTTCCTACAAGCTCACAACATGGCGCGCGAGTCAGCAGGCGTGCCACCTCTACAATGGAACAAAGGCCTGGCCCGATACGCTGATAAATGGGCTAAACAACGTCAGCCCGATTGCAATATGATACATTCAAATGGGCCTTACGGCGAGAACTTGTTCTGGTACCGGCGTAGGAGGACGTGGTCGATGGAGAGAGTGGTGACGAAATGGTTCGAGGAAAGGTTTAACTACGACACGAAAACAAACACGTGCGCATCGGGTCAGAAGTGCGGCCATTACACGCAGATGGTGTGGCGAACCACCACAGCCGTTGGATGCGCACGCGTGAAATGCAATAACCGTCGTGGCTATCTTGTGGTTTGTGAATATGATCCACGTGGGAATTACGAAGGTGAAAGCCCTTTCGAT